The following proteins are encoded in a genomic region of Dokdonia donghaensis DSW-1:
- a CDS encoding class I SAM-dependent rRNA methyltransferase, producing MINLPKIETKRLAVKLTARAEKLVKQGHPWVFDNSIAKLNKEGQAGDLAILFDNRADKVYGIALYDPDSPIRLKVLSSTPATANEAFFKDKIQVAFKKRAKLLRTDTNSYRLLFGENDGFPGLIADVYDRVIVVKVYSAIWFPYLEMVLPHLLAISHTETMVLRLSRNVGKGNTYGLKDGQVIHGVLKNDVVTFVEHGVKFSANVIYGHKTGYFLDHRNNRKRVGELSRGKSVLDVFSYAGGFSVHALAGGAKAVVSLDISAQALEVAVQNGKLNPHKGTHKTMAIDAFVGLQQLIDEQQQFDIVVIDPPSFAKSAREVPTARNSYARLAQLGAQLTKRNGLLVLASCSSRVEAQVFFDICETHIRKSNRIFNVEDKTYHDIDHPIGFPEGAYLKCGYYRLN from the coding sequence ATGATTAATTTACCTAAAATTGAAACCAAACGTCTTGCTGTAAAGCTCACTGCTAGAGCCGAAAAGCTTGTTAAACAAGGGCACCCTTGGGTTTTTGATAATAGTATTGCAAAACTCAATAAGGAAGGACAAGCTGGAGATCTTGCCATTCTTTTTGATAACAGGGCAGATAAGGTGTATGGTATTGCTCTTTATGATCCAGATTCCCCCATACGTCTTAAGGTACTAAGTAGTACCCCAGCTACTGCAAACGAAGCATTTTTTAAGGATAAAATTCAAGTAGCTTTTAAAAAAAGAGCTAAACTCTTACGTACGGATACTAATAGTTATCGTCTTCTTTTTGGTGAGAATGATGGTTTTCCTGGTCTCATTGCAGATGTGTACGATAGGGTGATTGTAGTAAAAGTATATAGTGCTATCTGGTTTCCATACCTAGAGATGGTATTACCACATTTACTAGCTATTTCTCATACTGAGACTATGGTGTTAAGGTTGAGTCGTAATGTGGGTAAAGGCAATACTTACGGTCTTAAAGATGGACAGGTGATACACGGCGTACTTAAAAACGACGTTGTCACTTTTGTGGAGCACGGTGTAAAATTTTCGGCAAATGTGATTTATGGTCATAAAACAGGTTACTTTTTAGATCATCGCAACAACCGTAAGCGTGTGGGAGAACTTTCTAGAGGAAAGAGTGTGCTAGACGTTTTTAGTTATGCCGGAGGATTTTCTGTACACGCGCTTGCTGGTGGAGCAAAAGCGGTAGTGAGTCTTGACATAAGCGCACAGGCTCTAGAAGTGGCAGTACAAAACGGAAAGTTAAACCCGCATAAGGGTACGCATAAAACGATGGCTATAGATGCTTTTGTGGGATTACAGCAACTTATAGATGAGCAACAGCAGTTTGATATTGTAGTGATAGACCCGCCTAGTTTTGCAAAAAGTGCGAGAGAAGTGCCTACTGCTAGAAATAGTTATGCAAGACTGGCACAACTGGGAGCACAGCTCACTAAGAGAAATGGGTTACTGGTACTAGCGTCTTGCTCCTCTAGAGTGGAGGCTCAGGTATTCTTTGATATATGTGAGACACATATAAGAAAGTCTAATAGAATCTTTAATGTAGAAGATAAAACCTACCACGACATAGATCATCCTATAGGTTTTCCAGAAGGTGCTTATCTCAAATGTGGTTACTACAGGCTTAATTAA
- a CDS encoding zinc-dependent metalloprotease, producing the protein MKRILLLCLLATFFTTQDSFAQRKESRRKKSKNKTEEKAPEGKSDKNGFKPYSKVITKDAVTDSGLFQVHKIKDEFFYEVPFSQLNKDMLWVTRIAQIPNGLGGGYINAGSKTNEQVVQWERFQDKILIKIKSYASVADSTKAISNSVRVNNYEPTLYAFDIKAFDKDSTAAVINVTKLFSSDVKGISALSGRLRKQYKVKKLDANRSFINSVKSFPKNIEVKQDFTYDAAEPPTERAAESISLQVNQSMILLPEQPMQPRLYDPRVGFFTVKQYDYGSEALKADQKTYIRRWRLEPSDVEAYKRGELVEPVKPIVYYLDPGTPESLKEYIKQGIEDWQKPFETSGFKNAIIAKDAPTPEEDPEFSPEDIRYSVVRYVASTTRNAVGPSVSDPRSGEIIESDIIWYHNHLRSYRNRYLLETGAANPSARTLDTPEEEIGEMMRMVIAHEVGHALGFPHNMAASYAYDVASYRDGAFTQKNGIAASLMDYARYNYIAQPGDTNIRFVRQMGPYDHYATNWGYRWIPEATSPLMEKATLNQWIQEKAGDPVYKFGRQSSSFDPQSQTEAIGNDPVKASTYGIKNLRYVAQNLPSWTSSKTNDYQDLEELYGELIGVYSRFVGHVVTNIGGVFENLKTPAQGGVVYTHLDEASQKESMQWLQNNLFETPTWLVDPAILQNIDHAGYAEKIRRTQSRYLNRLLSFDRLGRLIDAETTQTEYYSALEMLSHLRSGIWSETRRGASVDIYRRNLQRSYLERMAYLMTDEGPKSRSGRPGFEGALRYDISASDVRPLVRGELQKLKKTLRSARNASVDTMTKYHYEDAIARIDQLLDPK; encoded by the coding sequence ATGAAAAGAATACTACTCCTTTGTTTACTAGCGACTTTTTTTACAACACAAGACTCCTTTGCACAACGTAAGGAATCACGACGTAAAAAATCTAAAAATAAAACAGAAGAGAAGGCTCCAGAAGGAAAGTCAGATAAAAACGGTTTTAAACCCTACAGTAAAGTAATCACAAAAGATGCGGTAACAGACTCAGGGCTATTTCAAGTACATAAAATTAAAGATGAGTTCTTTTATGAGGTTCCTTTCTCACAGCTCAACAAAGATATGTTGTGGGTTACTCGTATCGCTCAAATTCCTAATGGATTAGGAGGAGGTTATATAAATGCTGGCTCAAAGACCAATGAGCAGGTAGTGCAGTGGGAGCGTTTTCAAGATAAAATACTTATTAAAATTAAATCGTATGCCAGTGTAGCCGATAGTACAAAGGCGATAAGTAATTCTGTACGAGTAAATAATTATGAGCCTACACTTTACGCCTTTGATATCAAGGCTTTTGATAAAGACTCTACAGCAGCTGTTATTAATGTAACAAAGCTATTCTCGTCTGATGTAAAGGGTATAAGTGCACTATCTGGTCGTTTACGTAAACAGTACAAAGTAAAAAAGCTAGATGCAAATCGTAGTTTTATAAACAGTGTTAAGAGTTTTCCTAAAAATATAGAGGTAAAACAAGATTTTACATATGATGCGGCAGAGCCACCTACAGAGAGGGCTGCAGAGAGTATAAGCCTTCAGGTAAACCAGTCTATGATATTACTGCCAGAGCAACCTATGCAACCTAGATTGTACGACCCAAGAGTAGGCTTCTTTACAGTAAAGCAATATGATTACGGCAGTGAGGCCCTTAAGGCAGATCAAAAAACATATATACGCCGCTGGAGACTAGAGCCTAGTGATGTAGAAGCATATAAGCGAGGAGAACTTGTAGAACCTGTAAAACCTATTGTATATTATTTAGATCCTGGAACGCCAGAGTCACTTAAGGAGTATATAAAACAAGGTATAGAGGACTGGCAAAAACCGTTTGAAACATCAGGTTTTAAAAATGCCATTATAGCAAAAGATGCTCCTACACCAGAAGAAGATCCTGAGTTTAGTCCAGAAGATATACGTTACTCTGTAGTGCGCTACGTAGCCAGTACAACTCGTAATGCCGTAGGACCTAGCGTGTCTGACCCACGTAGCGGGGAGATTATAGAAAGTGACATTATCTGGTATCACAATCACTTAAGAAGTTATAGAAACCGTTATTTACTAGAGACTGGAGCGGCAAACCCAAGCGCACGCACACTAGATACACCAGAAGAGGAGATAGGGGAGATGATGCGTATGGTGATTGCTCACGAGGTAGGTCACGCACTTGGCTTTCCTCACAATATGGCAGCAAGTTATGCCTATGATGTAGCATCATACCGTGACGGGGCATTTACTCAAAAAAACGGTATCGCAGCCAGTCTTATGGATTATGCTCGTTACAACTATATCGCACAGCCGGGAGACACAAACATACGTTTTGTGAGACAGATGGGACCTTATGATCACTATGCTACAAACTGGGGTTATAGATGGATACCAGAGGCTACCTCACCGTTAATGGAAAAAGCAACCCTTAACCAGTGGATTCAAGAAAAAGCAGGAGACCCAGTTTATAAATTCGGGAGACAGTCTAGTAGCTTTGACCCACAATCACAAACAGAAGCTATAGGTAATGACCCTGTAAAGGCAAGTACCTACGGTATTAAAAACCTACGCTACGTAGCACAAAACTTACCATCGTGGACATCAAGTAAAACAAACGATTATCAAGACCTAGAAGAACTCTATGGAGAACTCATAGGGGTATATAGTAGATTTGTAGGTCACGTAGTGACCAATATAGGTGGCGTGTTTGAAAATTTAAAAACACCCGCACAAGGTGGCGTGGTGTACACACATCTAGATGAAGCATCACAAAAGGAATCTATGCAATGGTTACAAAATAATCTTTTTGAAACACCTACCTGGCTTGTAGACCCCGCAATCTTACAAAATATAGACCACGCAGGTTATGCAGAAAAAATAAGAAGAACCCAATCTAGATACTTAAATAGACTTTTAAGTTTTGATAGACTAGGTAGATTAATAGATGCAGAGACTACACAAACAGAATATTATAGCGCTCTAGAGATGCTTTCACACCTGAGGTCTGGTATCTGGTCTGAGACAAGAAGAGGTGCTTCTGTAGATATCTATCGTCGTAACTTGCAGCGATCTTACTTAGAGCGTATGGCTTATTTAATGACAGATGAAGGGCCAAAATCAAGATCTGGAAGACCAGGTTTTGAGGGAGCTTTACGTTATGATATAAGCGCATCAGATGTAAGACCCCTTGTACGCGGAGAGTTACAAAAACTTAAAAAGACATTAAGGTCAGCGCGCAATGCAAGTGTAGATACAATGACTAAGTACCATTATGAAGATGCAATTGCACGTATAGATCAATTACTTGATCCAAAATAA
- a CDS encoding M15 family metallopeptidase — protein MKIYRTFFLVLSALFFLAMQSDQESPLVNIAEFDSKFSYDVRYATDDNFLEQTVYDCVQCLLIPEVAEALVEANNYFCELGYMIQLYDCYRPLSVQKKMWEIYPNPGYVGNPYGSGSIHNRGAAIDMTIVKLDGTPLDMGSDYDFFGKEAHIDHSHNDTITANRKQLWSVMKKFGFSPIRTEWWHFNYDAKNYGLKVLDIDFDCE, from the coding sequence ATGAAGATATATCGCACGTTTTTTTTAGTACTATCGGCCCTTTTTTTTCTTGCAATGCAAAGCGATCAAGAAAGTCCGCTGGTGAATATAGCTGAATTTGATTCAAAATTTTCATATGATGTGCGCTATGCCACAGATGATAATTTTCTAGAACAAACTGTATACGACTGTGTGCAGTGTCTCCTTATACCAGAGGTTGCAGAGGCGCTCGTTGAGGCAAATAATTACTTTTGTGAGCTTGGGTATATGATACAGCTGTATGATTGCTATCGCCCACTCTCTGTACAAAAAAAGATGTGGGAGATTTACCCTAACCCTGGCTACGTGGGTAATCCTTACGGTAGTGGGTCTATACATAACCGTGGTGCTGCGATAGATATGACCATTGTAAAGCTAGATGGTACACCGCTAGATATGGGTAGTGACTATGACTTTTTTGGAAAAGAAGCGCATATAGATCACTCGCATAACGATACCATTACGGCAAATAGAAAACAGCTTTGGTCTGTGATGAAAAAATTTGGCTTTTCACCCATACGTACAGAGTGGTGGCACTTTAACTATGACGCAAAAAATTACGGGTTAAAAGTGCTCGACATAGACTTTGACTGTGAGTAA